Proteins encoded together in one Ipomoea triloba cultivar NCNSP0323 chromosome 4, ASM357664v1 window:
- the LOC116017791 gene encoding uncharacterized protein LOC116017791, with translation MSQDKKWCMRDYDSDDEDVSAYEESSNSDDAPQARSHVTPRSKRSKISSKNFEVQLGEGTSHNPKELSRSQTGVSRDYVDLDSDGARIVGIDFTDKEVEQLKKLIGKGISYSIDRRPSNIIDCHQKNWVGVHFDSLKAGLRIPFDPFLVDFVNYYGIVPGQIAPNAHRILACYPQICKRHQVPCTLELFNFLHLVKCMGKNHRNGFVIIQCRGTAGKVSDLPDNNRRWKEKFLRVRLDGDLPFKNEWSRRMRKCVVPPETPEIHIAVEKIKSECYSWEIYHSAEAFDAARLPAPIYGAQGWILNG, from the coding sequence ATGTCGCAAGACAAAAAATGGTGTATGCGCGACTATGACAGCGATGATGAGGATGTTAGTGCGTATGAGGAATCGAGTAATTCTGACGATGCGCCCCAAGCTCGTTCGCACGTTACCCCGCGATCCAAGCGttcaaaaatttcatcaaagaATTTTGAGGTTCAACTAGGCGAAGGTACCTCCCATAATCCCAAAGAACTCTCAAGAAGTCAAACTGGAGTATCACGTGACTATGTCGACTTGGATTCCGATGGTGCTCGTATCGTTGGAATTGATTTTACCGACAAAGAGGTAGAACAACTCAAGAAGCTAATTGGAAAGGGGATTTCTTACTCAATTGATCGTCGTCCTTCCAACATCATTGATTGCCACCAAAAGAATTGGGTAGGTGTGCATTTTGATTCCTTGAAAGCCGGTTTGCGCATCCCCTTTGACCCGTTCCTTGTTGACTTCGTGAATTATTACGGCATAGTTCCAGGTCAGATAGCACCCAACGCACACCGTATTCTTGCATGCTACCCTCAGATTTGCAAACGTCACCAAGTGCCTTGTACACTagaactcttcaattttctccatcTGGTAAAGTGCATGGGGAAGAACCATCGCAACGGTTTTGTCATTATCCAATGTCGTGGGACGGCTGGGAAAGTTTCTGACTTGCCTGACAACAACCGTAGATGGAAAGAGAAATTTCTTCGGGTTCGTTTGGATGGTGATCttccttttaaaaatgaatggtCTCGTCGGATGCGTAAGTGCGTGGTACCCCCTGAGACTCCAGAGATTCACATTGCTGTTGAGAAGATTAAGTCTGAATGCTATTCTTGGGAGATTTACCACTCCGCAGAGGCTTTTGATGCAGCTCGACTCCCTGCTCCAATTTACGGGGCCCAAGGTTGGATCTTAAACGGTTAG
- the LOC116017787 gene encoding phosphatidylinositol/phosphatidylcholine transfer protein SFH9-like: MPEIVLAQEEDRDKRSDFEISEDEKRRTRIRSLKKKAMSASTRLTHTLRKRSRRVAHCRFASISTDDFRDEKEEEAVNTFRQVLIEKDLLPTRHDDYHTMLRFLKARKFDLDKTIQMWADMLNWRKENGVDTIIQDFIYDEFQEVQRYYPHGYHGVDKGGRPVYIERLGKIEPSKLMNVTTIDRFLKYHIQGFEKVFAEKFPACSIAAKRHIDSSTTILDVHGMNWRSFGKLAHDLVMRMQKIDGDNYPETLNQMFIVNAGSGFRLLWNTAKGFLDPRTTAKIHVLGSKFQSKLLEIIDPNQLPDFLGGTCVCQNEGGCMRSDKGPWNDPELMKLVSALQGETIFRKLGSFSDSDVEIKPLSITLLNSDIGCAEPGADVGFYAYSGKKSIQHSINKETERRPESLCRIVEQLDDGSRVESISSSNLTYGNTQVQEKSILKLLVNILFRLLGWIYIFRHRIGGVYVKNNLNRTADNEQRSNAPDISPQEQNISSPKKVDLLHPCCERLQQLEKAVAELLNKPTEIPPEKDHMLLDSMNRIKSIEHDLQRTKKALLATASQQVELAESLELLKEDTLKGTKSCWLRTKSTPYRT, translated from the exons ATGCCAG aaattgtctTAGCTCAGGAAGAGGATAGGGACAAAAGATCTGATTTTGAGATCTCTGAGGACGAGAAAAGGAGAACTAGGATCAGATCTTTGAAGAAGAAGGCGATGAGTGCTTCCACAAGGCTCACGCATACTCTCAGGAAACGCAGTAGGCGTGTTGCTCATTGTCGATTTGCATCCATTTCAACTGATGATTTTCGGGATGAGAAGGAAGAAGAGGCAGTCAATACATTTCGTCAGGTCTTGATTGAAAAGGATCTTCTTCCAACTCGCCATGATGACTATCATACAATGCTGAG ATTTCTAAAAGCAAGGAAGTTTGATCTTGATAAGACAATCCAAATGTGGGCTGATATGCTCAACTGGAGGAAAGAAAATGGAGTAGACACTATTATACAG gatTTTATCTATGATGAATTTCAAGAAGTTCAGCGTTACTATCCTCATGGTTACCATGGTGTAGATAAAGGGGGGCGGCCTGTCTATATAGAAAGACTTGGCAAAATTGAACCTAGTAAGCTTATGAATGTCACAACAATTGACCGGTTCTTGAAGTATCACATTCAAGGGTTTGAAAAGGTATTTGCTGAGAAGTTTCCAGCATGTTCAATTGCAGCAAAGAGGCATATAGATTCTTCAACCACAATCCTTGATGTCCACGGGATG AACTGGAGAAGTTTTGGAAAGCTAGCACATGATCTAGTCATGCGCATGCAAAAAATCGATGGTGATAACTATCCTGAG ACATTAAACCAGATGTTCATTGTCAACGCTGGAAGTGGATTTAGATTGCTATGGAACACTGCAAAAGGTTTTCTTGATCCACGGACAACTGCGAAGATACAT GTCTTAGGGAGCAAATTCCAGAGCAAATTACTGGAAATCATAGACCCTAA CCAATTGCCAGATTTTCTTGGAGGAACTTGTGTGTGTCAAAATGAAGGTGGGTGTATGAGATCTGACAAGGGACCTTGGAATGATCCAGAATTGATGAAG CTGGTATCTGCTTTACAAGGGGAAACAATTTTTAGGAAACTTGGTAGTTTCTCCGACAGTGATGTAGAAATCAAGCCACTTTCTATAACA TTACTAAATAGCGACATCGGTTGTGCTGAACCCGGGGCAGATGTGGGGTTTTATGCTTACAGTGGCAAGAAGTCAATCCAACATTCTATTAACAAA GAAACCGAAAGGAGACCTGAATCTCTTTGCAGGATAGTTGAACAACTGGATGATGGGAGTAGAGTTGAAAGTATTAGCTCTTCAA ATTTGACCTATGGTAATACACAAGTTCAAGAGAAATCAATCTTGAAATTATTGGTCAACATCCTATTCAGATTACTTGGATGGATATACATTTTCCGACACAGAATTGGTGGAGTGTATGTGAAGAATAACTTGAACAGAACAGCAGATAACGAGCAGAGGTCGAATGCACCTGATATTAGTcctcaagaacaaaacatatcATCCCCTAAAAAAGTGGACCTCCTTCATCCCTGCTGTGAGAGGCTGCAACAGTTAGAAAAGGCAGTTGCTGAACTGTTAAACAAACCTACGGAAATTCCTCCAGAAAAGGACCACATGCTGCTAGATTCAATGAACCGCATCAAGTCAATTGAACATGATTTGCAAAGGACAAAGAAA GCACTCCTTGCAACAGCATCACAACAAGTAGAGCTCGCTGAGTCCCTGGAATTGTTGAAGGAGGACACTCTTAAA GGAACGAAGTCTTGCTGGCTACGAACCAAATCCACTCCGTACAGAACCTGA
- the LOC116016152 gene encoding phosphatidylinositol/phosphatidylcholine transfer protein SFH9-like, protein MALEQRTKHVSWSVVSSSNPSQHKEVNLHILSTFNLTYGNTQVQEKSILKLLVNILFRLLGWIYIFRHRIGGVYVKNNLNRTADNEQRSNAPDISPQEQNISSPKKVDLLHPCCERLQQLEKAVAELLNKPTEIPPEKDHMLLDSMNRIKSIEHDLQRTKKALLATASQQVELAESLELLKEDTLKGTKSCWLRTKSTPYRT, encoded by the exons ATGGCTTTGGAACAGCGCACTAAACATGTCTCTTGGTCTGTGGTTTCATCTTCAAACCCATCACAGCACAAAGAGGTTAACTTGCATATACTCTCCACATTCA ATTTGACCTATGGTAATACACAAGTTCAAGAGAAATCAATCTTGAAATTATTGGTCAACATCCTATTCAGATTACTTGGATGGATATACATTTTCCGACACAGAATTGGTGGAGTGTATGTGAAGAATAACTTGAACAGAACAGCAGATAACGAGCAGAGGTCGAATGCACCTGATATTAGTcctcaagaacaaaacatatcATCCCCTAAAAAAGTGGACCTCCTTCATCCCTGCTGTGAGAGGCTGCAACAGTTAGAAAAGGCAGTTGCTGAACTGTTAAACAAACCTACGGAAATTCCTCCAGAAAAGGACCACATGCTGCTAGATTCAATGAACCGCATCAAGTCAATTGAACATGATTTGCAAAGGACAAAGAAA GCACTCCTTGCAACAGCATCACAACAAGTAGAGCTCGCTGAGTCCCTGGAATTGTTGAAGGAGGACACTCTTAAA GGAACGAAGTCTTGCTGGCTACGAACCAAATCCACTCCGTACAGAACCTGA
- the LOC116017788 gene encoding xanthotoxin 5-hydroxylase CYP82C4-like, with protein MELLGIVSNSLALAGIFIFALLCTSWRGRKSNSNSNSSKPPLPPVVPGAWPLIGHLQQLSSGKEPLVRTLGALADKYGPIFTLRIGMQPFVVISSWETARDCFSTNDKLLADRPPSCAGKYLGYDYAVLPFTLYSPYWRNMRKLVVVELLSNNTLEKLKPVWMSELEANIKELYTLVLVDVNFGPRKVDMSEWFGHLTLNLIVKLIGGRRYKYRPKDGAEEPDEEARCMTKVFKEIMCLVGEFAPGDVFFPTGLVRWLDFGGQIASMKQVSKAMDDILQNWIKDHVERREMKGEDDRDFIDVMLSVIDDKFQSGDHSYTRETIIKAASLSMLEDAADTLGLNLEWVLSLLLNNPHVMKKVQEEIDTIVGKERWVEDSDVDNLTYLQAVVKEAMRLYPPAPLLVPHRAREECIVGGYTIPKGTILFANAWKIQRDPQVWPEPEKFLPERFLAGQAEMDTPSRHFGFIPFGIGRRSCPGISYALKVTHLSIGRLLQGFNVTTPLHMPVDMSEGQATTLPRATPLEVLVTPRLPSSFYGEM; from the exons ATGGAGCTTCTTGGGATTGTCTCCAATTCCTTAGCCCTAGCAGGGATATTCATCTTCGCGTTACTCTGCACTTCATGGCGAGGAAGAAAAAGTAATAGCAATAGCAATTCATCAAAGCCGCCGTTACCTCCGGTAGTCCCCGGCGCATGGCCGCTGATCGGCCACCTCCAGCAGCTTTCCTCCGGCAAAGAACCACTGGTTCGGACTTTGGGAGCTCTGGCGGATAAATACGGCCCTATATTCACCCTCCGGATCGGGATGCAGCCGTTCGTTGTCATTAGCAGCTGGGAAACCGCCAGAGATTGCTTCTCTACCAACGATAAGCTCCTTGCTGATCGCCCGCCTAGTTGTGCAG GGAAGTATTTGGGCTACGACTATGCAGTGTTGCCATTCACTCTATACAGTCCATACTGGCGCAACATGCGCAAGTTAGTCGTGGTGGAATTGCTCTCAAACAACACACTGGAGAAACTGAAGCCTGTGTGGATGTCAGAGCTTGAGGCCAACATCAAAGAACTCTACACTTTAGTACTCGTTGATGTCAACTTCGGACCAAGAAAGGTGGACATGAGTGAATGGTTTGGACATTTGACCTTGAACTTGATTGTGAAGCTGATAGGAGGGAGGAGATACAAGTACAGGCCGAAAGACGGCGCGGAGGAGCCAGACGAGGAGGCGCGATGTATGACTAAGGTGTTCAAGGAAATTATGTGTCTAGTTGGGGAATTTGCTCCTGGGGATGTGTTTTTTCCGACAGGATTGGTCAGGTGGTTGGATTTCGGCGGCCAAATTGCGTCCATGAAGCAAGTCTCGAAGGCTATGGATGATATTCTTCAGAATTGGATTAAAGATCATGTCGAGAGGAGGGAGATGAAGGGAGAAGACGATCGAGACTTCATAGATGTCATGCTTTCGGTGATTGACGATAAGTTCCAATCCGGCGACCATTCTTATACACGCGAGACAATTATCAAGGCAGCATCACTG AGTATGCTGGAAGATGCTGCAGACACTTTAGGCCTTAATTTGGAATGGGTACTATCCTTATTATTGAACAACCCCCATGTAATGAAGAAAGTTCAAGAAGAGATAGATACCATAGTTGGGAAGGAGAGATGGGTAGAAGATTCTGACGTTGATAACTTGACATACCTCCAAGCTGTTGTAAAAGAGGCCATGCGATTGTACCCGCCAGCACCTCTGTTAGTGCCACACAGAGCCAGAGAAGAGTGCATTGTGGGTGGCTACACCATTCCAAAGGGAACCATTTTGTTTGCCAACGCGTGGAAGATACAACGAGATCCACAAGTATGGCCCGAGCCCGAGAAGTTCTTGCCAGAGAGGTTCCTGGCAGGTCAAGCAGAGATGGATACTCCTAGTAGGCATTTCGGGTTTATTCCATTTGGAATTGGGAGAAGATCTTGTCCTGGAATTTCTTATGCATTGAAGGTGACACACCTTTCCATTGGTCGTTTGCTCCAGGGATTCAATGTCACCACACCTTTACATATGCCGGTGGATATGTCTGAAGGCCAAGCCACCACTTTGCCTAGAGCAACTCCATTGGAAGTGCTTGTTACTCCTCGCTTACCATCCTCATTCTATGGAGAGATGTAA